Proteins from a single region of Gossypium arboreum isolate Shixiya-1 chromosome 1, ASM2569848v2, whole genome shotgun sequence:
- the LOC108476238 gene encoding protein BASIC PENTACYSTEINE2, with protein MDDDALNMRNWGYYEPSFKGHLGLQLMSSMAERDTKSFIPMRDPNLMVTPNAAFHPRDCIVSEAPIPMNYVRDRWISQREKFFNMLPGISPNYGILPETSAAHSLPILQPSPNSSTRDERVVGRVEESPATKESVELKKRQSESAPKTPKTKKPRKPKDNTNSSVQRVKPAKKSMDIKINGYDMDISGIPIPVCSCTGTPQQCYRWGCGGWQSACCTTNVSMYPLPMSTKRRGARIAGRKMSQGAFKKVLEKLAAENYNFNNPIDLRTHWARHGTNKFVTIR; from the coding sequence ATGGATGACGATGCGTTGAACATGCGTAATTGGGGTTACTATGAGCCATCCTTTAAAGGACATCTTGGTCTGCAGCTTATGTCAAGCATGGCTGAGCGGGACACAAAGTCTTTTATTCCAATGCGCGATCCGAATCTCATGGTTACTCCCAATGCTGCCTTTCACCCACGCGACTGCATTGTTTCGGAGGCTCCTATCCCCATGAATTATGTTAGGGATAGATGGATTAGCCAGAGAGAAAAGTTTTTTAACATGTTACCGGGTATTTCTCCTAACTACGGCATTCTGCCTGAAACTTCAGCTGCTCATTCGCTGCCAATTTTGCAGCCATCACCCAATTCTTCAACAAGAGATGAGAGGGTGGTTGGCAGAGTTGAAGAGTCACCAGCTACCAAGGAAAGTGTGGAGTTGAAGAAAAGGCAGAGTGAGTCTGCCCCGAAGACGCCAAAGACCAAAAAGCCTAGGAAGCCAAAGGATAATACCAATTCTTCTGTTCAACGTGTGAAGCCAGCAAAGAAGAGTATGGATATTAAAATCAATGGGTACGACATGGATATTTCGGGCATTCCGATCCCGGTTTGCTCATGCACTGGAACCCCTCAGCAATGCTATCGATGGGGCTGTGGCGGTTGGCAATCTGCTTGTTGCACCACAAATGTATCCATGTATCCTTTGCCAATGAGCACCAAGAGGCGTGGTGCGAGGATAGCTGGGCGGAAAATGAGTCAAGGGGCATTCAAAAAGGTCCTGGAGAAACTCGCAGCCGAAAACTATAACTTCAATAACCCAATTGATTTGAGGACTCATTGGGCAAGACATGGTACCAACAAGTTTGTCACTATCAGGTAG
- the LOC108475134 gene encoding putative clathrin assembly protein At1g25240, producing the protein MAMWKRATGAIKDKNSLVVAKFITRGAFGDHDLEAAIIKATSHDEHDIDKRNTRMLFSWIRASPNTLCPLVRALSRRMEKTRSWVVAIKGLMLVHGLIHCKVPDARKMGRLPFDFSSFSDRHSRLSKTWGFNIFIRQYFVFLDERAAVWLQDENKTAADVPLIVRQLLKLRKRQSLLDMLLKIRPRADNMKVPLILEAMDCVIIEIFDVYSRICSEIAKVLMQVHSVGKLEAAMALEILRKATSQGAQLSQYFEFCKKYGVLKANEFQTVTEIPEEDVQELERIINGVSDKTYKNDDFKENDQMATVVREENNAIVEHSELIKGGLKTTITDKWEVFNDNINLNGEHIDSFFNENNSSADQEATVSNLPLIPIDHVAVHFPFEIPDLISF; encoded by the coding sequence atGGCTATGTGGAAGAGGGCCACCGGTGCTATCAAAGACAAGAACAGCCTTGTGGTCGCCAAATTTATCACAAGAGGTGCCTTTGGGGATCATGATCTTGAAGCTGCCATCATCAAGGCCACAAGTCATGACGAACATGACATTGATAAAAGGAATACTCGGATGCTTTTTTCCTGGATTCGAGCTTCACCGAATACCCTATGCCCTCTCGTTCGTGCCCTGTCTAGAAGGATGGAGAAGACGCGGAGTTGGGTGGTTGCCATCAAAGGCTTGATGCTCGTGCATGGTCTTATTCATTGTAAGGTCCCCGACGCTCGAAAGATGGGTCGTTTACCTTTTGATTTCTCCAGTTTCAGCGACAGACATTCCAGGTTAAGCAAAACATGGGGTTTCAATATTTTTATTCGTCAATACTTTGTATTTCTAGACGAAAGAGCTGCCGTTTGGTTACAGGACGAAAACAAAACTGCGGCGGATGTTCCCTTGATTGTTCGGCAGCTTTTGAAACTTCGGAAACGGCAATCTTTGCTTGATATGTTGCTTAAAATTAGGCCTCGAGCGGATAATATGAAGGTTCCTTTAATTCTAGAAGCCATGGATTGTGTCATCATCGAGATTTTCGATGTTTATAGCAGGATATGCAGTGAGATCGCCAAGGTTTTAATGCAAGTACATTCAGTTGGTAAACTTGAAGCAGCAATGGCCCTCGAGATTCTTCGGAAGGCAACGTCACAAGGCGCACAACTTTCTCAATATTTCGAGTTTTGCAAGAAATATGGTGTTTTAAAAGCTAACGAATTCCAGACGGTTACTGAGATTCCGGAGGAAGATGTCCAAGAACTGGAGAGAATAATCAATGGGGTTTCAGACAAGACATACAAGAACGACGACTTTAAGGAAAATGACCAAATGGCAACAGTTGTAAGAGAAGAAAACAATGCCATCGTCGAGCATAGCGAATTAATAAAAGGTGGCTTGAAGACAACAATAACAGACAAATGGGAGGTTTTTAATGATAATATAAACCTCAATGGAGAACATATCGATAGTTTCTTTAATGAAAACAACAGTAGTGCCGATCAAGAAGCTACAGTTTCCAATCTACCTCTAATACCCATTGATCATGTGGCTGTTCATTTCCCTTTTGAAATCCCAGATTTAATTAGCTTCTAG
- the LOC108476239 gene encoding zinc-finger homeodomain protein 10-like, whose protein sequence is MEKEIYRDCQRNHARCLGGYAIDGCTQFIPFNNSKTHCKACGCHRNYHRKVLCRDLEQSPNGKSFRSLREAKRMARQQQSCCGVNMKQRKSKFSMGQREAMREFGEGLGWSMRNKDRPEEINRFCERIGVSRIIFKTWLNNNKKCYFKGTSSANISS, encoded by the coding sequence ATGGAGAAAGAGATATACAGAGATTGCCAGAGAAACCATGCACGCTGCCTTGGAGGCTATGCAATCGATGGTTGCACTCAGTTCATTCCTTTTAACAACTCTAAAACCCATTGTAAAGCCTGTGGTTGCCATAGAAACTACCATCGGAAAGTCCTTTGCAGAGACCTGGAACAATCTCCTAATGGTAAGTCGTTCAGGAGCCTAAGAGAGGCAAAGAGGATGGCTCGGCAGCAACAGAGTTGTTGTGGTGTAAACATGAAGCAGAGGAAATCCAAGTTCAGTATGGGACAAAGAGAAGCGATGAGAGAATTTGGTGAGGGGCTTGGATGGAGCATGAGGAACAAAGATCGACCAGAGGAAATCAACAGATTTTGTGAAAGAATTGGTGTTAGCAGGATAATCTTCAAGACATGGTTGAACAATAACAAGAAATGTTACTTCAAAGGGACATCATCTGCTAACATCTCAAGCTAA
- the LOC108475135 gene encoding uncharacterized protein LOC108475135: MPPCEEFPTKGLEGAPSNDIGWHFGTPVPNTKGNIVCKLCGKVVKGGITRFKEHIAHKTGNVATCPNVTGVIRESMMNILKESKTKKIDKKRRKDEFLSQLREDEDEHEEFIDEVSAIRQATQESIQSQHEWHRREEFRRSTGGWNNIYEERRSSHGSAREYHRERTSKSIPSESEFTLEEAIPELARTSSPWLYNLIQVSTEVGQGVKLPTPYEISDVYLESEYQRVRDWVNGLKTHWKELGATLMCDDASSVRSRDAEFYYSLLDLVVEEIGESYIVQIVTNNEAAMKAAGKKLMLKRKHLYWTSCAAHYLDLCLEDIGKKPSVAKVLDEAKKVTCFIYNHIWTVDLMKKYTQGKQILRPALTRFATHFIQLEEITRQKQGLREMFNSKEFKESKWGQQKSRPAYEAKKIWKKTNDLIKVYEPLVKVLRLVDSDEKPTMGFIYEAVDRAKRAIQQDCRYFTEYEKIIDNRWNFMHSDLHSAGYFLNPQFQFGVEHSENVLIETLEGTRSVIERLEPSLDTQVRMVNQLLLFRDKHETFGTPQAQRA; the protein is encoded by the exons atgccACCATGTGAAGAGTTCCCGACTAAAGGATTGGAGGGTGCACCAAGTAATGATATAGGTTGGCACTTTGGAACTCCAGTGCCAAATACGAAAGGAAATATCGTATGTAAACTTTGTGGTAAAGTTGTGAAAGGAGGAATAACGCGATTTaaagagcacattgctcataaaacTGGTAATGTTGCAACATGCCCTAATGTTACTG gTGTCATTAGAGAAAGTATGATGAATATATTAAAAGAAAGCAAGACAAAGAAAATAGACAAAAAGAGGAGAAAAGATGAATTCTTATCTCAATTAAGAGAAGATGAGGATGAACACGAGGAATTCATTGATGAGGTTTCTGCTATAAGGCAAGCAACTCAAGAAAGTATCCAATCACAACACGAGTGGCATAGAAGGGAAGAATTCAGACGAAGTACTGGTGGTTGGAATAACATTTATGAAGAAAGGCGATCTTCTCATGGATCAGCTAGAGAATATCATAGAGAAAGAACAAGTAAATCCATCCCAAGTGAGTCTGAGTTTACCTTAGAGGAAGCTATACCTGAATTGGCCAGAA CAAGCTCTCCATGGTTGTATAACTTAATTCAAGTGTCAACAGAAGTTGGACAAGGTGTAAAGCTCCCAACACCTTATGAGATTTCAGATGTGTATTTAGAGTCAGAGTATCAACGAGTTCGTGATTGGGTAAATGGACTAAAGACTCATTGGAAAGAATTGGGTGCAACTCTAATGTGTGATG ATGCCTCAAGTGTTCGTAGTAGAGATGCTGAATTCTACTACAGTTTGCTAGATTTAGTTGTAGAAGAAATTGGAGAAAGTTACATTGTCCAAATAGTGACTAATAATGAGGCAGCAATGAAAGCTGctggaaaaaaattaatgttgaAAAGAAAACATCTATATTGGACCTCATGTGCAGCTCACTATTTAGATTTATGCCTTGAAGATATTGGGAAGAAGCCCAGTGTAGCAAAAGTGTTAGATGAGGCAAAGAAAGTGACTTGCTTTATATACAATCACATTTGGACTGTTGATTTGATGAAGAAGTATACACAAGGGAAACAAATACTTCGACCCGCTCTTACTCGATTTGCAACTCATTTCATTCAACTTGAAGAGATAACAAGACAAAAGCAAGGTCTAAGAGAAATGTTTAATTCAAAG GAATTTAAAGAATCAAAATGGGGACAGCAAAAGTCAAGGCCTGCTTATGAAGCcaaaaaaatttggaaaaaaaccaACGACCTCATAAAAGTTTACGAGCCCCTAGTAAAAGTATTGAGACTTGTGGATAGTGATGAAAAACCAACAATGGGTTTTATCTATGAGGCTGTTGATAGAGCTAAACGAGCAATTCAACAAGATTGTCGATATTTCACCGAGTATGAAAAGATTATTGACAATAGATGGAATTTTATGCATTCCGACTTGCATTCAGCTG GTTATTTTCTCAATCCTCAATTTCAATTTGGGGTGGAGCATTCTGAGAATGTACTAATAGAAACATTAGAAGGTACACGATCAGTAATTGAAAGATTAGAACCTTCTCTTGATACTCAAGTCAGAATGGTTAATCAG TTGTTACTATTTAGAGATAAACATGAGACATTCGGTACTCCACAAGCACAAAGAGCTTAG